Proteins encoded within one genomic window of Hahella chejuensis KCTC 2396:
- a CDS encoding putative 2-aminoethylphosphonate ABC transporter permease subunit encodes MSRATMTLPARSRIASPTFSLRRSRDEWVLGGAMLLGLLALLAAVAAPLYALLSKSLQNKAGDFIGLENFIAYSNTPSLVASIGNSLTIALLSTVIVTSMAFLAAYSLTRTRLPGKGLFRMALTAPILAPSLLPAISLVYLFGNQGVLKEWLLGESIYGPIGIVIGSCFWTFPHALMILVTALSNTDGRLYESASALGASPMRTFFTVTLPGAKYGLISAAFVVFTLVITDFGVPKVIGGQYNMLATDIYKQVIGQQNFQMGAVVSVILLLPAILTFLADRWAQRRQSAALTSKAAPWTPPRRPWTDKGCALFMLLLTVTILGVIAMAVYASLVTFWPYNLSLSLKNYQFDLMDGGGWEAYWNSIRMATYTAFFGAIFIFFNAYLVEKLQGFRPLRALFHFIAILPLAVPGMALGLAYIFFFNAPSNPLNGLYATMAILVICTIAHFYTVCHLTAVTALKQIDPEFEAVSASLKAPQWLTFWRVSLPVCLPAVLEIGGYLFVNAMTTVSAVIFLYSHNTMLASVAVLNMDDAGDIAPAAAMAVMIMVTCLAAKLLQSLLGGRLLKRTQKWRCA; translated from the coding sequence ATGAGCAGAGCGACTATGACGTTACCTGCCCGCTCCCGCATTGCTTCACCCACCTTCAGTTTGCGTCGCAGCCGCGACGAATGGGTCCTTGGCGGCGCCATGCTATTGGGTCTGCTGGCGTTATTGGCGGCGGTCGCCGCGCCTTTGTATGCGCTGCTGTCCAAAAGCCTGCAAAACAAGGCTGGCGACTTTATCGGCCTGGAAAACTTCATCGCTTACTCGAACACGCCATCTCTAGTGGCGTCGATCGGCAATTCTCTGACAATAGCATTACTGAGTACCGTAATTGTGACCAGTATGGCGTTTCTGGCCGCCTACTCGCTGACCCGCACCCGTTTGCCGGGCAAAGGCTTATTCCGCATGGCGCTGACGGCGCCGATTCTGGCGCCTTCTTTACTGCCCGCCATCAGTCTGGTGTATCTGTTCGGCAATCAGGGCGTCCTCAAAGAATGGTTGCTGGGCGAGAGCATCTATGGCCCGATCGGCATCGTGATCGGCTCCTGCTTCTGGACCTTTCCCCACGCCCTGATGATTCTGGTGACGGCGCTCTCCAACACAGACGGACGCCTCTATGAATCCGCCTCCGCGCTGGGCGCATCGCCTATGCGCACGTTTTTCACCGTCACCCTGCCCGGCGCCAAATACGGCCTGATCAGCGCCGCCTTTGTGGTGTTCACCCTGGTCATCACTGACTTCGGCGTTCCCAAGGTGATCGGCGGCCAGTACAACATGCTCGCCACGGATATCTATAAACAAGTAATTGGCCAGCAGAACTTTCAGATGGGAGCGGTGGTGAGCGTGATCTTACTGCTGCCGGCGATCCTGACCTTCCTGGCGGATCGCTGGGCGCAGCGACGCCAATCCGCGGCGTTGACCTCTAAGGCTGCGCCCTGGACGCCGCCCCGTCGTCCCTGGACGGATAAAGGCTGCGCATTGTTCATGCTACTGCTGACGGTGACGATCCTGGGCGTCATCGCCATGGCGGTCTACGCCTCTCTGGTGACGTTCTGGCCATACAATTTGTCTCTGTCTCTGAAGAACTACCAGTTCGATCTTATGGACGGCGGCGGTTGGGAGGCTTACTGGAATTCCATACGAATGGCGACATATACCGCATTTTTCGGCGCTATCTTCATCTTTTTCAACGCCTATCTGGTGGAGAAGCTGCAAGGCTTCCGCCCCTTGCGCGCCCTGTTCCACTTTATCGCCATCCTGCCGCTGGCGGTACCCGGCATGGCGCTGGGGCTGGCGTACATCTTTTTCTTCAACGCGCCGTCCAACCCTTTGAACGGTCTGTACGCCACCATGGCGATTCTGGTGATTTGCACCATCGCGCACTTTTACACGGTCTGCCATCTCACTGCAGTCACCGCGCTGAAGCAGATCGACCCGGAGTTCGAAGCGGTATCCGCCTCGTTGAAGGCGCCCCAGTGGTTGACGTTCTGGCGCGTGTCGTTGCCGGTGTGCCTGCCCGCGGTACTGGAGATCGGCGGTTATTTGTTCGTCAACGCCATGACCACCGTGTCCGCCGTCATCTTTTTGTATTCCCACAACACCATGCTGGCGTCCGTGGCGGTGCTGAATATGGACGACGCAGGCGACATCGCGCCCGCCGCGGCGATGGCGGTGATGATCATGGTTACTTGTCTGGCGGCCAAACTCCTGCAATCCCTGCTGGGCGGACGGCTATTGAAGCGCACCCAGAAATGGCGCTGCGCCTGA
- a CDS encoding EamA family transporter: MTWTALVLVLISAVAHAGWNFYGKKSSPSIAFFFLVTLFGFLLFAPILALHTELIAAFDTQILLLLLATGLFQAVYLSALAAAYQAGEMSIAYPIARSSPLIIVCLTAFALGQRDSISTQAIIGVALIVGGCLFIPMTRFSDLRWSNYGNRTTAFALLAAFATAGYSIVDDAATAQMRELVDPISARPWADPLQVSLVYVTLQCLSAALWMSLLIAVVSKERERLKPLLRHSLVRCIGTAAFMTGAYALVILAMAFASNVSYVVAFRQVSIPLGVLMAVVGFKEKLYPPKVAGVFTTVCGLVAVALG, translated from the coding sequence GTGACATGGACGGCTTTGGTTCTGGTGCTGATTTCCGCTGTCGCCCACGCTGGCTGGAACTTCTACGGTAAGAAGTCCAGCCCGAGTATCGCGTTTTTCTTTCTGGTGACCTTGTTCGGTTTTCTGCTGTTCGCGCCGATTCTGGCCCTGCATACCGAGCTGATCGCCGCTTTCGACACGCAAATTCTGCTGCTGTTGCTGGCCACCGGACTGTTCCAGGCGGTTTATTTAAGCGCATTGGCGGCGGCTTACCAGGCGGGAGAGATGTCTATCGCTTACCCGATCGCGCGCTCGTCGCCGTTGATTATCGTCTGCCTGACCGCCTTCGCCCTCGGCCAGCGCGACAGCATCAGCACACAGGCGATCATTGGCGTGGCGTTGATCGTGGGTGGGTGTCTGTTTATCCCCATGACCCGTTTCAGCGATCTGCGCTGGTCCAACTACGGCAACCGCACCACCGCCTTCGCGTTGCTGGCGGCGTTCGCCACTGCCGGGTATTCCATAGTGGATGACGCCGCCACGGCGCAGATGCGCGAGCTGGTCGACCCCATCAGCGCACGCCCCTGGGCCGACCCGCTGCAGGTGTCGCTGGTCTACGTCACCCTGCAGTGCCTGAGCGCTGCGTTGTGGATGTCCTTGTTAATCGCCGTAGTCAGCAAAGAACGGGAACGTCTAAAGCCGTTACTGCGTCATTCTTTGGTGAGATGCATAGGGACTGCTGCGTTTATGACCGGGGCCTACGCACTGGTGATTCTGGCTATGGCGTTCGCCAGCAACGTCAGCTATGTGGTGGCGTTTCGTCAGGTCAGCATTCCCTTGGGCGTGCTGATGGCGGTGGTGGGATTCAAGGAGAAACTCTATCCCCCCAAAGTCGCAGGCGTCTTCACCACCGTATGCGGGCTGGTCGCCGTGGCGCTTGGGTAA
- a CDS encoding putative 2-aminoethylphosphonate ABC transporter ATP-binding protein — MSKSPAPYLQLTDIDQYFGHFQALKSVSLSVTEGEFVCFLGPSGCGKTSLLRIIAGLDVLSAGQVTQGGRDITHAPVKARDFGIVFQSYALFPNLTVADNVGYGLKSQGMKADERRQRVRELLSVVGLDGSEDKYPSQLSGGQQQRVALARALATSPGLLLLDEPLSALDARVRAHLRQEIKQLQARLGVTTIMVTHDQEEALTMADRIVVMNHGRIEQVGSPQEIYTHPRTPFVAEFVGEMNFLPGRVDANHALRAGPVTLQCNRAAEMRQSAPVKIAVRPEDIRLRLNGDRHNVLSGSVLDIQFLGSRVRSRLALDSQDAVLVADISMNEMAELGLRQGQSVEFQLPRDRLRLFEEAS; from the coding sequence ATGTCCAAGTCCCCCGCACCTTATCTGCAGTTGACCGATATCGATCAATACTTCGGCCATTTCCAGGCGCTGAAATCCGTCTCGCTGTCCGTAACGGAAGGCGAGTTCGTCTGCTTTCTGGGGCCTTCCGGCTGCGGTAAGACCAGTCTGTTGCGTATTATCGCTGGGTTGGATGTCCTCAGTGCGGGACAAGTGACGCAGGGGGGGCGGGACATCACTCACGCGCCGGTGAAAGCGCGGGATTTCGGCATCGTCTTCCAGTCCTACGCGTTGTTTCCTAACCTGACCGTGGCGGATAACGTCGGTTATGGCCTCAAGTCTCAGGGGATGAAAGCGGATGAGCGACGCCAGCGGGTGCGTGAGCTGCTGAGCGTGGTGGGCCTGGATGGCAGTGAAGACAAGTATCCATCGCAACTGTCCGGCGGACAGCAACAGCGGGTCGCCCTGGCGCGAGCGCTGGCCACGTCCCCTGGCCTGCTCTTGCTTGATGAGCCCTTATCCGCTCTGGACGCCCGCGTCCGCGCGCATTTAAGGCAGGAGATCAAACAACTGCAGGCGCGACTTGGCGTCACCACCATTATGGTCACCCACGATCAGGAAGAAGCGTTGACCATGGCGGATCGCATTGTCGTGATGAATCATGGTCGTATCGAACAGGTGGGATCGCCCCAGGAAATCTACACCCACCCCCGCACGCCCTTTGTGGCGGAGTTTGTGGGCGAGATGAACTTTCTGCCCGGACGCGTCGACGCCAATCACGCCCTGCGCGCCGGCCCGGTGACGCTGCAATGCAACCGCGCCGCGGAGATGAGGCAGTCCGCGCCGGTAAAAATCGCCGTGCGTCCCGAAGACATTCGTCTGCGTCTCAACGGTGATCGCCACAACGTGCTCAGCGGCAGTGTTCTGGACATTCAGTTTCTCGGTTCCCGCGTGCGCTCCCGTCTCGCTTTGGACAGCCAGGACGCGGTGCTGGTGGCGGATATTTCCATGAATGAGATGGCGGAGCTGGGACTGCGTCAAGGCCAGTCCGTGGAATTCCAATTGCCCCGGGATCGCCTGCGCCTGTTCGAGGAGGCGTCATGA
- the phnX gene encoding phosphonoacetaldehyde hydrolase produces the protein MSYAYQRFYRGPIEAVIFDWAGTTYDFGSMAPIRAFQNLFAEQEIPITLAEAREPMGTEKREHITRILNMPRVREAWREKYGALASEADIERLYHAFVPMQIEAIRECARPVPGLMETVAWLERRNIKIGANTGYNRDMLDVLTDIAAAQGYRPASNVCATDVPKGRPYPHMSLKNALELGVGDVRACIKVDDTLPGIEEGLAAGMWTVGVTTSGNEVGLSQEDWTALDSASKTVLREQAQERFRRGGAHVIIGSVADLPAAVEYIERWLAQGHGPDTTGLAGVTLTAAGVSLR, from the coding sequence ATGAGTTACGCCTATCAACGTTTTTACCGCGGCCCTATTGAAGCCGTCATTTTCGACTGGGCCGGCACCACCTATGATTTCGGCTCGATGGCGCCGATTCGCGCCTTTCAAAACCTGTTTGCGGAACAGGAGATTCCCATCACGCTAGCGGAAGCCCGTGAGCCCATGGGGACGGAAAAACGCGAGCACATCACCCGTATTCTGAATATGCCCCGCGTGCGCGAAGCCTGGAGAGAAAAATACGGCGCACTGGCGAGCGAAGCGGACATCGAGCGCCTGTATCACGCCTTCGTGCCGATGCAGATCGAAGCTATTCGCGAATGCGCCCGCCCCGTCCCCGGCCTGATGGAAACTGTCGCCTGGCTGGAGCGGCGCAATATCAAGATCGGCGCGAACACCGGCTATAACCGTGACATGCTGGACGTTCTGACGGATATCGCCGCGGCTCAGGGCTATCGTCCCGCCAGCAACGTGTGCGCGACGGACGTGCCCAAAGGTCGCCCCTACCCGCATATGAGCCTCAAGAACGCATTGGAGTTAGGCGTTGGCGACGTGCGCGCCTGCATCAAAGTCGACGACACCCTGCCCGGCATTGAAGAAGGCCTGGCCGCAGGCATGTGGACCGTCGGCGTCACCACCTCCGGCAATGAAGTCGGACTCAGCCAGGAAGACTGGACCGCCTTGGACAGCGCCAGTAAAACCGTGCTTCGCGAGCAGGCGCAGGAGCGCTTTCGTCGCGGCGGCGCGCACGTCATTATCGGCAGCGTCGCGGACCTGCCCGCCGCCGTAGAGTATATCGAACGTTGGCTGGCGCAAGGCCACGGCCCGGACACCACCGGTCTGGCGGGCGTCACCCTCACCGCGGCGGGAGTTTCCCTGCGGTGA
- a CDS encoding NAD(P)/FAD-dependent oxidoreductase: MSTINRHFDVIVIGAGILGCASADYLSAQGQKVLLLDRLQPASATTSQAAALLGRARGDATALDMVDETWRAIERLQTDLKEDLDLRACGSLHAGVSANAIAKLHALAEETSVRRRNVHYLDTHDLRKRLPWLQAPQDAVTVFVPEDGYIDPYRLASAYLRQARRRGATLQLDTEATEILTDSQGASGVRSADGATYHSRQIVVTGGPWSALLLRPLGLAPAMAPVRSQYWISAPDARIQPDTPVLVLPDANAYARPEVGGLLFGLRDRQRVHCSPEQLPEDIHRFSFDQDSDGVASLEDGYEDLQRWLPLLDELRIAAYVSGVSSYTPDGRFLIGALSLPGLWLASGCCGGGVGASGGFGRLIAELISGVTPFTNAELYAPTRFNTQETDPFDPVFRLRCALAREGKVSG, from the coding sequence ATGAGCACAATAAATCGACATTTTGACGTCATTGTCATCGGCGCAGGCATCCTCGGATGCGCCAGCGCCGACTATTTGAGCGCACAGGGACAGAAAGTCTTGCTGCTGGACCGTCTCCAGCCCGCCAGCGCCACTACCAGTCAGGCCGCCGCCCTGCTGGGGCGAGCCCGCGGCGACGCCACCGCTCTGGATATGGTCGACGAAACCTGGCGGGCGATTGAACGCCTGCAAACCGACCTGAAAGAAGACCTGGACCTGCGCGCCTGCGGCAGTTTGCACGCAGGCGTCAGCGCAAACGCCATCGCCAAGCTTCACGCGCTGGCGGAGGAAACCAGCGTACGCCGACGTAACGTCCACTATCTGGACACCCACGATTTGCGCAAGCGTCTGCCCTGGCTGCAAGCGCCGCAGGACGCTGTCACGGTATTTGTTCCAGAAGACGGTTATATCGATCCTTATCGTTTGGCCAGCGCCTACTTGCGTCAGGCGCGGCGTCGCGGCGCAACCTTGCAGCTCGATACGGAAGCGACGGAGATTCTCACTGACAGTCAGGGCGCCTCTGGCGTACGCAGCGCTGACGGCGCGACCTATCACTCGCGACAAATTGTCGTTACAGGCGGCCCCTGGAGCGCGTTGTTATTACGTCCGCTGGGTCTGGCGCCCGCCATGGCGCCGGTGCGCAGCCAGTACTGGATCTCCGCCCCGGACGCGCGCATCCAGCCGGACACGCCGGTCCTGGTGCTGCCGGACGCTAACGCATACGCGCGGCCGGAAGTTGGCGGCCTGTTATTCGGGCTGCGCGACCGTCAGCGTGTGCATTGCTCGCCTGAGCAACTACCAGAGGACATCCATCGTTTTAGTTTTGATCAGGACAGCGATGGCGTGGCCTCGCTGGAAGACGGCTACGAGGATCTCCAGCGTTGGCTACCCCTGTTGGACGAATTAAGAATCGCCGCCTACGTCAGCGGCGTATCCAGCTACACCCCGGATGGTCGTTTTCTGATCGGAGCGCTGAGTCTCCCTGGACTATGGCTGGCGTCCGGATGCTGTGGCGGCGGCGTTGGCGCGTCCGGCGGCTTTGGCCGTTTGATCGCCGAACTGATCAGCGGCGTCACGCCTTTCACCAACGCTGAGCTGTACGCCCCCACTCGTTTTAACACCCAGGAGACCGATCCCTTTGATCCCGTTTTTCGACTGCGCTGCGCGTTGGCGCGGGAAGGCAAGGTTTCCGGATAA
- a CDS encoding 2-aminoethylphosphonate aminotransferase: protein MNQPNYYLLTPGPITTSRTVKEAMLNDWGSWDQDFNQVTQTVRDKLLAVANSQDTHVCVPLQGSGTFAVEATLGTLLGPQDKLLVLMNGAYGQRIANICDYLKRPYVCIDTGDYLPPDPNAVAELLRQDASITTVAVVHCETSSGILNPVEAIAEVVNGAGRKLIIDSMSAFGALPADAKKLGYAALISSANKCFEGVPGFGFALIRRDLLEQAKGNAHSLSMDLHDQWAYMEKTGQWRYTPPTHTVAAFAQALREYEEEGDAPARLARYTRNRDQLVAGMRQLGFQTLLEERWLSPVIVTFLSPADPNFDFKRFYQELKQRGFVIYPGKLTQTESFRIGCIGKIDTPEVARLLQAVKDTLIAMEISLS, encoded by the coding sequence ATGAACCAACCCAACTATTACCTGCTCACCCCCGGCCCGATCACCACTTCCCGCACGGTTAAAGAAGCCATGCTGAATGACTGGGGTTCCTGGGATCAGGACTTCAACCAGGTCACCCAGACAGTGCGGGATAAGCTGCTGGCCGTCGCCAATTCGCAGGACACCCATGTTTGCGTCCCCTTGCAGGGCAGCGGCACTTTCGCGGTAGAGGCGACCCTGGGGACTCTGCTTGGCCCGCAGGATAAGCTGTTGGTGCTGATGAACGGAGCCTATGGGCAACGCATCGCCAACATCTGCGACTACCTTAAACGCCCCTATGTCTGCATCGACACCGGCGACTATCTGCCTCCTGACCCCAATGCAGTGGCGGAGCTACTGCGTCAGGACGCCAGCATCACTACCGTGGCGGTGGTGCACTGCGAGACCAGCTCCGGGATATTGAATCCGGTGGAAGCGATTGCGGAAGTGGTTAACGGCGCCGGACGCAAGTTGATCATCGACTCCATGAGCGCTTTCGGCGCCCTGCCCGCCGACGCCAAAAAGCTGGGCTACGCCGCGCTGATCTCCTCCGCCAACAAGTGTTTCGAAGGCGTCCCAGGCTTTGGCTTCGCGTTGATTCGCCGGGACCTGCTGGAACAGGCCAAAGGCAACGCCCATTCCCTGAGCATGGATCTGCATGACCAGTGGGCCTATATGGAGAAAACCGGACAATGGCGCTACACCCCGCCCACACACACCGTGGCGGCCTTCGCTCAGGCGTTGCGGGAGTATGAAGAAGAAGGCGACGCGCCGGCGCGACTGGCCCGCTACACCCGCAATCGCGATCAACTCGTCGCGGGTATGCGTCAGTTGGGTTTTCAGACACTGCTGGAAGAACGCTGGCTTTCGCCGGTCATCGTCACCTTCTTATCGCCCGCCGATCCCAATTTTGATTTCAAACGCTTCTATCAAGAACTGAAGCAGCGGGGCTTCGTGATCTATCCCGGCAAACTGACCCAGACCGAAAGCTTCCGCATCGGCTGCATCGGCAAAATCGACACACCTGAAGTCGCGCGCCTGCTGCAAGCCGTCAAAGACACCCTTATCGCTATGGAGATCTCACTGTCATGA